The following coding sequences lie in one Arabidopsis thaliana chromosome 3, partial sequence genomic window:
- the CHR11 gene encoding chromatin-remodeling protein 11 (chromatin-remodeling protein 11 (CHR11); FUNCTIONS IN: in 7 functions; INVOLVED IN: cell growth, embryo sac development; LOCATED IN: nucleus, chromatin remodeling complex; EXPRESSED IN: 25 plant structures; EXPRESSED DURING: 15 growth stages; CONTAINS InterPro DOMAIN/s: ATPase, nucleosome remodelling ISWI, HAND domain (InterPro:IPR015194), SANT, eukarya (InterPro:IPR017884), SNF2-related (InterPro:IPR000330), SANT, DNA-binding (InterPro:IPR001005), SLIDE (InterPro:IPR015195), Homeodomain-like (InterPro:IPR009057), DEAD-like helicase, N-terminal (InterPro:IPR014001), DNA/RNA helicase, C-terminal (InterPro:IPR001650), Helicase, superfamily 1/2, ATP-binding domain (InterPro:IPR014021); BEST Arabidopsis thaliana protein match is: chromatin remodeling factor17 (TAIR:AT5G18620.2); Has 27406 Blast hits to 21426 proteins in 2299 species: Archae - 146; Bacteria - 6219; Metazoa - 6758; Fungi - 5167; Plants - 1971; Viruses - 469; Other Eukaryotes - 6676 (source: NCBI BLink).) — translation MARNSNSDEAFSSEEEEERVKDNEEEDEEELEAVARSSGSDDDEVAAADESPVSDGEAAPVEDDYEDEEDEEKAEISKREKARLKEMQKLKKQKIQEMLESQNASIDADMNNKGKGRLKYLLQQTELFAHFAKSDGSSSQKKAKGRGRHASKITEEEEDEEYLKEEEDGLTGSGNTRLLTQPSCIQGKMRDYQLAGLNWLIRLYENGINGILADEMGLGKTLQTISLLAYLHEYRGINGPHMVVAPKSTLGNWMNEIRRFCPVLRAVKFLGNPEERRHIREDLLVAGKFDICVTSFEMAIKEKTALRRFSWRYIIIDEAHRIKNENSLLSKTMRLFSTNYRLLITGTPLQNNLHELWALLNFLLPEIFSSAETFDEWFQISGENDQQEVVQQLHKVLRPFLLRRLKSDVEKGLPPKKETILKVGMSQMQKQYYKALLQKDLEAVNAGGERKRLLNIAMQLRKCCNHPYLFQGAEPGPPYTTGDHLITNAGKMVLLDKLLPKLKERDSRVLIFSQMTRLLDILEDYLMYRGYLYCRIDGNTGGDERDASIEAYNKPGSEKFVFLLSTRAGGLGINLATADVVILYDSDWNPQVDLQAQDRAHRIGQKKEVQVFRFCTESAIEEKVIERAYKKLALDALVIQQGRLAEQKTVNKDELLQMVRYGAEMVFSSKDSTITDEDIDRIIAKGEEATAELDAKMKKFTEDAIQFKMDDSADFYDFDDDNKDENKLDFKKIVSDNWNDPPKRERKRNYSESEYFKQTLRQGAPAKPKEPRIPRMPQLHDFQFFNIQRLTELYEKEVRYLMQTHQKNQLKDTIDVEEPEGGDPLTTEEVEEKEGLLEEGFSTWSRRDFNTFLRACEKYGRNDIKSIASEMEGKTEEEVERYAKVFKERYKELNDYDRIIKNIERGEARISRKDEIMKAIGKKLDRYRNPWLELKIQYGQNKGKLYNEECDRFMICMIHKLGYGNWDELKAAFRTSSVFRFDWFVKSRTSQELARRCDTLIRLIEKENQEFDERERQARKEKKLAKSATPSKRPLGRQASESPSSTKKRKHLSMR, via the exons ATGGCGAGAAATTCGAATTCCGATGAGGCTTTCTCGtcagaggaggaagaagagcgGGTTAAggataatgaagaagaagatgaggaggagCTCGAGGCTGTTGCTCGTTCTTCTGGCTCCGACGATGACGAAGTAGCCGCCGCCGACGAATCACCAGTCTCCGACGGAGAGGCTGCTCCCGTAGAAGATGATTACGAG gacgaagaagatgaggaaaaaGCTGAAATCAGCAAACGTGAGAAAGCCAGACTTAAAGAGATgcagaagttgaagaagcagaagattCAAGAGATGCTGGAGTCGCAGAATGCTTCCATTGACGCGGATATG AACAATAAGGGAAAAGGGAGACTGAAGTATCTTCTGCAGCAAACTGAGTTATTTGCCCACTTTGCTAAAAGTGATGGATCTTCTTCTCAGAAGAAGGCAAAAGGAAG GGGACGTCATGCTTCCAAAATAACtgaagaggaggaagacgaagagtatctaaaggaagaagaggatggCTTAACTGGATCTGGAAACACACGGTTACTCACACAGCCCTCTT GTATTCAAGGGAAGATGAGAGATTACCAATTAGCTGGTTTGAACTGGCTCATTCGTCTTTATGAGAATGGCATAAATGGAATTCTTGCTGATGAAATG GGTCTGGGGAAGACGCTTCAAACGATTTCTTTGTTGGCATATCTTCATGAATACAGGGGAATCAATGGTCCCCATATGGTGGTTGCTCCAAAATCAACACTTGGTAATTGGATGAACGAAATTCGCCGGTTTTGTCCTGTCCTACGTGCTGTGAAGTTCCTTGGTAATCCTGAGGAGAGG AGACATATTCGAGAAGACCTGCTAGTTGCTGggaaatttgatatttgtgtCACAAGCTTTGAGATGGCCATCAAAGAGAAGACAGCACTTCGTCGGTTTAGCTGGCGTTATATTATCATTGATGAAGCGCATCGAATCAAGAACGAGAATTCACTCCTTTCTAAAACCATGAGACTTTTTAGCACCAATTATCGGCTTCTTATCACGGGGACCCCCCTTCAG AATAATCTCCATGAACTGTGGGCTCTTCTAAATTTTCTTCTGCCTGAGATTTTTAGTTCAGCAGAGACTTTTGATGAATGGTTTCAAATTTCTGGTGAGAATGACCAGCAAGAAGTTGTGCAACAACTGCACAAG GTTCTTCGACCATTTCTTCTTCGAAGACTAAAGTCAGATGTTGAGAAAGGTTTGCCACCGAAGAAGGAGACCATACTTAAAGTTGGTATGTCTCAGATGCAAAAGCAATACTACAAGGCTTTACTGCAGAAGGATCTTGAAGCGGTTAATGCTGGTGGAGAACGCAAACGTCTGCTAAACATTGCAATGCAACTGCGTAAATGCTGCAATCACCCCTATCTCTTCCAGGGTGCAGAACCTGGTCCCCCATATACCACAGGAGATCACCTTATAACAAATGCTG GTAAGATGGTTCTCTTGGATAAATTGCTTCCTAAGTTGAAAGAACGTGATTCAAGGGTGCTGATATTTTCTCAG ATGACAAGACTTTTGGATATTCTTGAGGACTATTTAATGTATCGTGGTTACTTGTATTGCCGTATTGATGGAAACACTGGTGGTGACGAACGAGATGCCTCCATAGAAGCCTACAACAAGCCAGGAAGtgagaaatttgttttcttgttatctaCTAGAGCTGGAGGGCTTGGTATCAATCTTGCTACTGCAGATGTTGTGATCCTTTACGATAGTGATTG GAACCCACAAGTCGACTTGCAAGCTCAGGATCGTGCCCATAGGATTggtcaaaaaaaagaagttcaaGTGTTTCGATTCTGCACTGAG TCTGCTATTGAGGAGAAAGTGATTGAAAGAGCTTACAAGAAGTTAGCACTTGATGCTCTGGTTATTCAACAAGGGAGATTGGCAGAACAGAAAA CTGTCAATAAGGATGAGTTGCTTCAAATGGTAAGATATGGTGCTGAGATGGTGTTCAGTTCTAAAGATAGCACAATCACAGACGAGGATATTGATAGAATCATTGCCAAAGGAGAAGAGGCAACAGCTGAACTTGATGCTAAGATGAAGAAATTCACAGAAGATGCTATACAGTTTAAAATGGATGACA GTGCTGACTtctatgattttgatgatgacaATAAG GATGAAAACAAGCtcgattttaaaaagattgtaAGCGACAATTGGAATGATCCCCCCAAGCGGGAGAGAAAGCGCAA CTACTCTGAATCTGAGTACTTTAAGCAAACATTGCGGCAAGGTGCTCCAGCTAAACCTAAAGAGCCTAGAATTCCGCGCATGCCCCAGTT GCACGATTTCCAGTTCTTTAACATTCAGAGATTGACCGAGTTGTATGAAAAGGAAGTACGTTATCTCATG CAAACACATCAGAAAAATCAGTTGAAAGACACAATTGATGTTGAAGAACCAGAAG gTGGGGATCCCTTAACTActgaagaagtagaagaaaaggAGGGATTATTGGAGGAG GGTTTCTCAACATGGAGCAGAAGAGATTTTAATACTTTCCTCAGGGCTTGTGAGAAGTATGGCCGCAACGACATAAAAAGCATTGCCTCTGAGATGGAAgggaaaacagaggaagaagttgaaagaTATGCCAAAGTATTTAAAGAGCGGTACAAGGAGCTGAACG ACTATGATAGAATCATTAAGAACATTGAGAGGGGAGAGGCAAGGATCTCTAGGAAAGACGAAATCATGAAGGCCATAGGGAAGAAACTGGATCGCTACAGAAACCCTTGGCTGGAACTGAAGATTCAATATGGTCAGAACAAAGGCAAGCTGTACAATGAAGAGTGTGACCGTTTCATG ATCTGCATGATTCACAAACTTGGTTATGGGAATTGGGATGAGCTAAAGGCAGCATTTAGGACATCGTCTGTGTTCAGGTTTGACTGGTTTGTGAAATCCCGCACGAGTCAGGAACTTGCAAGAAGATGCGACACTCTGATTCGACTGATCGAGAAAGAGAACCAGGAGTTTGATGAAAGAGAGAGGCAAGCCcgcaaagagaagaagctcgCGAAG AGTGCAACACCATCAAAGCGACCTTTAGGAAGACAAGCAAGTGAGAGTCCTTCATCGACGAAGAAGCGGAAGCACCTGTCGATGAGATGA
- the CHR11 gene encoding chromatin-remodeling protein 11 (chromatin-remodeling protein 11 (CHR11); FUNCTIONS IN: in 7 functions; INVOLVED IN: cell growth, embryo sac development; LOCATED IN: nucleus, chromatin remodeling complex; EXPRESSED IN: 24 plant structures; EXPRESSED DURING: 15 growth stages; CONTAINS InterPro DOMAIN/s: ATPase, nucleosome remodelling ISWI, HAND domain (InterPro:IPR015194), SANT, eukarya (InterPro:IPR017884), SNF2-related (InterPro:IPR000330), SANT, DNA-binding (InterPro:IPR001005), SLIDE (InterPro:IPR015195), Homeodomain-like (InterPro:IPR009057), DEAD-like helicase, N-terminal (InterPro:IPR014001), DNA/RNA helicase, C-terminal (InterPro:IPR001650), Helicase, superfamily 1/2, ATP-binding domain (InterPro:IPR014021); BEST Arabidopsis thaliana protein match is: chromatin remodeling factor17 (TAIR:AT5G18620.2).) yields MARNSNSDEAFSSEEEEERVKDNEEEDEEELEAVARSSGSDDDEVAAADESPVSDGEAAPVEDDYEDEEDEEKAEISKREKARLKEMQKLKKQKIQEMLESQNASIDADMNNKGKGRLKYLLQQTELFAHFAKSDGSSSQKKAKGRGRHASKITEEEEDEEYLKEEEDGLTGSGNTRLLTQPSCIQGKMRDYQLAGLNWLIRLYENGINGILADEMGLGKTLQTISLLAYLHEYRGINGPHMVVAPKSTLGNWMNEIRRFCPVLRAVKFLGNPEERRHIREDLLVAGKFDICVTSFEMAIKEKTALRRFSWRYIIIDEAHRIKNENSLLSKTMRLFSTNYRLLITGTPLQNNLHELWALLNFLLPEIFSSAETFDEWFQISGENDQQEVVQQLHKVLRPFLLRRLKSDVEKGLPPKKETILKVGMSQMQKQYYKALLQKDLEAVNAGGERKRLLNIAMQLRKCCNHPYLFQGAEPGPPYTTGDHLITNAGKMVLLDKLLPKLKERDSRVLIFSQMTRLLDILEDYLMYRGYLYCRIDGNTGGDERDASIEAYNKPGSEKFVFLLSTRAGGLGINLATADVVILYDSDWNPQVDLQAQDRAHRIGQKKEVQVFRFCTESAIEEKVIERAYKKLALDALVIQQGRLAEQKTVNKDELLQMVRYGAEMVFSSKDSTITDEDIDRIIAKGEEATAELDAKMKKFTEDAIQFKMDDSKGADFYDFDDDNKDENKLDFKKIVSDNWNDPPKRERKRNYSESEYFKQTLRQGAPAKPKEPRIPRMPQLHDFQFFNIQRLTELYEKEVRYLMQTHQKNQLKDTIDVEEPEGGDPLTTEEVEEKEGLLEEGFSTWSRRDFNTFLRACEKYGRNDIKSIASEMEGKTEEEVERYAKVFKERYKELNDYDRIIKNIERGEARISRKDEIMKAIGKKLDRYRNPWLELKIQYGQNKGKLYNEECDRFMICMIHKLGYGNWDELKAAFRTSSVFRFDWFVKSRTSQELARRCDTLIRLIEKENQEFDERERQARKEKKLAKSATPSKRPLGRQASESPSSTKKRKHLSMR; encoded by the exons ATGGCGAGAAATTCGAATTCCGATGAGGCTTTCTCGtcagaggaggaagaagagcgGGTTAAggataatgaagaagaagatgaggaggagCTCGAGGCTGTTGCTCGTTCTTCTGGCTCCGACGATGACGAAGTAGCCGCCGCCGACGAATCACCAGTCTCCGACGGAGAGGCTGCTCCCGTAGAAGATGATTACGAG gacgaagaagatgaggaaaaaGCTGAAATCAGCAAACGTGAGAAAGCCAGACTTAAAGAGATgcagaagttgaagaagcagaagattCAAGAGATGCTGGAGTCGCAGAATGCTTCCATTGACGCGGATATG AACAATAAGGGAAAAGGGAGACTGAAGTATCTTCTGCAGCAAACTGAGTTATTTGCCCACTTTGCTAAAAGTGATGGATCTTCTTCTCAGAAGAAGGCAAAAGGAAG GGGACGTCATGCTTCCAAAATAACtgaagaggaggaagacgaagagtatctaaaggaagaagaggatggCTTAACTGGATCTGGAAACACACGGTTACTCACACAGCCCTCTT GTATTCAAGGGAAGATGAGAGATTACCAATTAGCTGGTTTGAACTGGCTCATTCGTCTTTATGAGAATGGCATAAATGGAATTCTTGCTGATGAAATG GGTCTGGGGAAGACGCTTCAAACGATTTCTTTGTTGGCATATCTTCATGAATACAGGGGAATCAATGGTCCCCATATGGTGGTTGCTCCAAAATCAACACTTGGTAATTGGATGAACGAAATTCGCCGGTTTTGTCCTGTCCTACGTGCTGTGAAGTTCCTTGGTAATCCTGAGGAGAGG AGACATATTCGAGAAGACCTGCTAGTTGCTGggaaatttgatatttgtgtCACAAGCTTTGAGATGGCCATCAAAGAGAAGACAGCACTTCGTCGGTTTAGCTGGCGTTATATTATCATTGATGAAGCGCATCGAATCAAGAACGAGAATTCACTCCTTTCTAAAACCATGAGACTTTTTAGCACCAATTATCGGCTTCTTATCACGGGGACCCCCCTTCAG AATAATCTCCATGAACTGTGGGCTCTTCTAAATTTTCTTCTGCCTGAGATTTTTAGTTCAGCAGAGACTTTTGATGAATGGTTTCAAATTTCTGGTGAGAATGACCAGCAAGAAGTTGTGCAACAACTGCACAAG GTTCTTCGACCATTTCTTCTTCGAAGACTAAAGTCAGATGTTGAGAAAGGTTTGCCACCGAAGAAGGAGACCATACTTAAAGTTGGTATGTCTCAGATGCAAAAGCAATACTACAAGGCTTTACTGCAGAAGGATCTTGAAGCGGTTAATGCTGGTGGAGAACGCAAACGTCTGCTAAACATTGCAATGCAACTGCGTAAATGCTGCAATCACCCCTATCTCTTCCAGGGTGCAGAACCTGGTCCCCCATATACCACAGGAGATCACCTTATAACAAATGCTG GTAAGATGGTTCTCTTGGATAAATTGCTTCCTAAGTTGAAAGAACGTGATTCAAGGGTGCTGATATTTTCTCAG ATGACAAGACTTTTGGATATTCTTGAGGACTATTTAATGTATCGTGGTTACTTGTATTGCCGTATTGATGGAAACACTGGTGGTGACGAACGAGATGCCTCCATAGAAGCCTACAACAAGCCAGGAAGtgagaaatttgttttcttgttatctaCTAGAGCTGGAGGGCTTGGTATCAATCTTGCTACTGCAGATGTTGTGATCCTTTACGATAGTGATTG GAACCCACAAGTCGACTTGCAAGCTCAGGATCGTGCCCATAGGATTggtcaaaaaaaagaagttcaaGTGTTTCGATTCTGCACTGAG TCTGCTATTGAGGAGAAAGTGATTGAAAGAGCTTACAAGAAGTTAGCACTTGATGCTCTGGTTATTCAACAAGGGAGATTGGCAGAACAGAAAA CTGTCAATAAGGATGAGTTGCTTCAAATGGTAAGATATGGTGCTGAGATGGTGTTCAGTTCTAAAGATAGCACAATCACAGACGAGGATATTGATAGAATCATTGCCAAAGGAGAAGAGGCAACAGCTGAACTTGATGCTAAGATGAAGAAATTCACAGAAGATGCTATACAGTTTAAAATGGATGACAGTAAGG GTGCTGACTtctatgattttgatgatgacaATAAG GATGAAAACAAGCtcgattttaaaaagattgtaAGCGACAATTGGAATGATCCCCCCAAGCGGGAGAGAAAGCGCAA CTACTCTGAATCTGAGTACTTTAAGCAAACATTGCGGCAAGGTGCTCCAGCTAAACCTAAAGAGCCTAGAATTCCGCGCATGCCCCAGTT GCACGATTTCCAGTTCTTTAACATTCAGAGATTGACCGAGTTGTATGAAAAGGAAGTACGTTATCTCATG CAAACACATCAGAAAAATCAGTTGAAAGACACAATTGATGTTGAAGAACCAGAAG gTGGGGATCCCTTAACTActgaagaagtagaagaaaaggAGGGATTATTGGAGGAG GGTTTCTCAACATGGAGCAGAAGAGATTTTAATACTTTCCTCAGGGCTTGTGAGAAGTATGGCCGCAACGACATAAAAAGCATTGCCTCTGAGATGGAAgggaaaacagaggaagaagttgaaagaTATGCCAAAGTATTTAAAGAGCGGTACAAGGAGCTGAACG ACTATGATAGAATCATTAAGAACATTGAGAGGGGAGAGGCAAGGATCTCTAGGAAAGACGAAATCATGAAGGCCATAGGGAAGAAACTGGATCGCTACAGAAACCCTTGGCTGGAACTGAAGATTCAATATGGTCAGAACAAAGGCAAGCTGTACAATGAAGAGTGTGACCGTTTCATG ATCTGCATGATTCACAAACTTGGTTATGGGAATTGGGATGAGCTAAAGGCAGCATTTAGGACATCGTCTGTGTTCAGGTTTGACTGGTTTGTGAAATCCCGCACGAGTCAGGAACTTGCAAGAAGATGCGACACTCTGATTCGACTGATCGAGAAAGAGAACCAGGAGTTTGATGAAAGAGAGAGGCAAGCCcgcaaagagaagaagctcgCGAAG AGTGCAACACCATCAAAGCGACCTTTAGGAAGACAAGCAAGTGAGAGTCCTTCATCGACGAAGAAGCGGAAGCACCTGTCGATGAGATGA